A window from Schistosoma haematobium chromosome 1, whole genome shotgun sequence encodes these proteins:
- a CDS encoding hypothetical protein (EggNog:ENOG410V9PI~COG:T~SECRETED:SignalP(1-33)): protein MTPLAFKRAQESVLRMFVFLGFLLLKLALVCSGLEVRPKANGEVETYMSAVKLEGLPYIKRAVNISVSVTVKYEITGVSDPSTVTLSWKRNGEEISVSRRKADDAPILSGDYSSETFSDTTHTLEVTLNLNQKGPVPGNYTLIATMGGVTSSGSGQAYSMFSFKYLL, encoded by the exons ATGACACCACTCGCTTTCAAACGCGCTCAGGAGTCAGTTTTAAGAATGTTCGTGTTCCTGGGGTTTTTGCTTTTGAAGTTAGCTTTAGTTTGCAGTGGGTTAGAAG TTCGTCCTAAGGCTAATGGAGAAGTTGAAACTTATATGTCGGCGGTAAAACTGGAAGGTCTTCCGTATATCAAGCGTGCAGTAAACATCTCAGTTTCCGTGActgtaaaatatgaaatcaCAGGAGTTAGTGATCCATCCACTGTTACATTGTCTTGGAAGCGTAATGGCGAAGAAATTTCAGTTAGCCGACGTAAGGCAGATGATGCGCCTATCCTTTCCGGAGATTACTCTTCAGAGACATTCTCTGACACTACGCATACTCTGGAAGTTACTTTAAATTTAAATCAAAAAG GTCCAGTTCCTGGAAATTATACTTTGATTGCAACAATGGGTGGGGTTACGTCTTCTGGTTCTGGCCAAGCATATAGTATGTTTTCTTTTAAGTATTTATTATGA